The following coding sequences lie in one Flavobacterium sediminis genomic window:
- a CDS encoding Rne/Rng family ribonuclease, with translation MNKELIIRSSSGAVDFALLKDGKLIELHKEEEKGTQFQVGDIFIAKIRKPVPGLNAAFVNVGYEKDAFLHYHDLGPNLTSLMKFIKLVSAGKLKDYSLKNFPFEPEIDKNGAIADVLSANQSILVQIVKEPISTKGPRISSEISLAGRYVVLVPFSDRVSVSQKIVSKDEKERLKRLVLSIKPKGFGVIVRTVAEGKKVAELDRDLLNLMDRWSAMCKRLQTAHHPSKVLGELNKASSILRDVFNDTFTGIHVDEEELYLQTKEYLQEIAPDKVSIVKHYQSKELPLFEKYHIERQIKTSFGRTVSMSKGAYLIIEHTEALHVIDVNSGNRSNKAQSQEETALEVNLIAAAEIARQLRLRDMGGIIVVDFIDMQNAENRKKLYDFLKEEMSDDKAKHKILPPSKFGLIQITRQRVRPEVHIKTREEDPNENGEIEAPILLIDKIEADLERITKDHKKVVLNTHPFVAAYLTKGFPSVRSKWYFEHKRWVKVIPRDAYTYLEYHFFDKEGNEIK, from the coding sequence ATGAACAAAGAATTAATTATTCGTTCCAGTTCCGGTGCCGTAGATTTTGCCTTATTAAAAGATGGAAAACTAATAGAATTACACAAAGAAGAGGAAAAAGGAACCCAATTTCAGGTTGGTGATATTTTTATCGCTAAAATAAGAAAACCTGTTCCCGGCTTAAATGCCGCTTTTGTTAATGTAGGTTACGAAAAAGATGCCTTTCTACATTATCATGACTTGGGACCTAATCTGACTTCTTTGATGAAATTCATTAAACTTGTAAGCGCAGGTAAATTAAAAGACTATTCACTCAAAAATTTTCCTTTTGAACCTGAAATTGATAAAAACGGTGCTATTGCTGATGTACTTAGTGCCAATCAATCTATTTTAGTGCAAATTGTGAAAGAACCCATTTCGACTAAAGGACCAAGAATTAGTTCTGAGATCTCTTTAGCCGGAAGATATGTCGTTTTAGTTCCTTTTTCAGACAGAGTATCGGTTTCTCAAAAAATCGTTTCCAAAGACGAAAAAGAGCGTTTAAAACGTTTAGTTCTTTCCATTAAACCAAAAGGATTCGGCGTAATTGTCCGTACGGTAGCCGAAGGCAAAAAAGTAGCTGAACTTGACCGTGATTTATTAAACCTCATGGATCGTTGGTCAGCTATGTGCAAAAGATTGCAAACGGCTCATCACCCGTCAAAAGTTCTTGGTGAACTCAATAAAGCATCTTCTATTTTAAGAGATGTATTTAATGATACTTTCACCGGAATACATGTTGACGAAGAAGAATTGTATTTACAAACGAAGGAGTATTTGCAAGAGATAGCTCCGGATAAAGTGTCTATCGTAAAACACTATCAATCAAAAGAATTACCTCTTTTTGAGAAATATCATATAGAACGACAGATAAAAACGTCTTTCGGTCGAACTGTTTCCATGAGCAAAGGAGCATACCTTATCATTGAACATACTGAAGCTTTACACGTAATTGACGTGAACAGCGGTAATCGTTCAAACAAAGCCCAAAGCCAGGAAGAAACAGCTCTAGAAGTAAACCTAATTGCTGCCGCTGAAATTGCGCGCCAATTAAGACTTCGGGACATGGGCGGAATTATTGTCGTCGATTTTATTGACATGCAAAACGCAGAAAATAGAAAAAAACTATATGACTTCTTAAAAGAAGAAATGAGTGACGATAAGGCTAAACACAAAATCTTGCCTCCTAGTAAATTTGGTTTGATACAAATTACTAGACAAAGAGTCAGACCAGAAGTTCACATTAAAACGAGAGAAGAAGACCCGAATGAAAACGGGGAAATTGAAGCTCCGATTTTATTGATCGACAAAATAGAAGCTGACCTGGAAAGAATTACAAAAGACCACAAAAAGGTTGTATTGAATACACATCCATTTGTGGCAGCATACCTTACAAAAGGTTTTCCATCCGTTCGTTCAAAATGGTATTTTGAACACAAACGTTGGGTGAAAGTTATACCTCGTGACGCTTACACGTATTTAGAATATCATTTCTTTGACAAAGAAGGAAATGAAATTAAATAA
- the pbpC gene encoding penicillin-binding protein 1C, whose protein sequence is MQNKIFAYFKRHKIKTTIGIILVVVYYFSLPRTLFKDSYATVIESSNGQFLGAKIANDGQWRFPESDSVPYKFRQCIVAFEDQYFYKHIGFNPVAMLHAFQQNRAAGKVVRGGSTLTQQVIRLYRKNAERSYLEKLFEVILATRLELRHSKDKILNLYASHAPFGGNVVGLEMASWRYFGLQPHQLSWAEAATLAVLPNAPRLIYPGKNQELLLQKRDRLLHKLWQEKIIDKETYDLALLEPLPQKPYAIPKIAPHLTEKINQEKRGQKITTTIDYNLQERVNEIVAQYYNVYKQNKVFNMAVVVVDVKTRKVLSYVGNSPTDKEHQKDVDVIQAPRSTGSILKPFLYAAMLDEGELLSHTLVPDIPTQISGYSPQNYNYTYDGAVPASRALARSLNIPAVLMLKEYSVNRFYEKLQKLKQHHINRPPSHYGLSLILGGAETSLWDLCGAYAYMASTLNHFTQTQDLYRSNEMTALQYIGNKPIDFGKEKREKNSYGAGAIWQTFNAMKEVNRPEGDEAWRFYDSSLEIAWKTGTSFGGRDAWAVGVNPDYVVGVWVGNATGEGRPLLTGVESAAPVLFDVFRTLPRGEWFNQPYNDMEKVMVCKQSGYLAQENCPTIEQWIPRTSKKTEVCPYHKMIHLDKSLKYTVNSNCEKVENIVSKSWFILPPVMEWYYKSKHVDYIPVPPLRDDCKDANAKPRMAFIYPSEFTKIILTKDFNGIEQPVILKVAHSNPDVELFWYIDDQFLGTTRTFHEKPLIASNGLHWVTVVDENGNEIKQRIVIERSSGK, encoded by the coding sequence ATGCAAAATAAGATTTTTGCGTATTTCAAACGTCATAAAATTAAAACTACCATAGGGATTATTCTTGTGGTAGTTTATTATTTTTCGTTGCCCCGAACCTTGTTTAAGGATTCGTATGCAACAGTTATTGAAAGTAGTAACGGACAGTTTTTGGGAGCCAAAATTGCAAATGACGGGCAATGGCGTTTTCCGGAAAGCGACAGTGTGCCTTATAAATTCCGGCAGTGTATTGTTGCATTTGAGGATCAATATTTTTACAAGCACATCGGGTTCAATCCGGTAGCCATGCTACATGCTTTCCAACAGAATAGAGCTGCCGGAAAAGTAGTTCGGGGCGGAAGTACTTTAACGCAACAAGTTATTCGTCTATATAGAAAAAATGCGGAAAGAAGTTATCTTGAAAAACTTTTTGAAGTCATTTTGGCCACTCGTTTGGAGTTGCGACATTCTAAAGATAAAATCCTGAATTTATATGCTTCGCATGCGCCTTTCGGAGGGAATGTTGTAGGTTTGGAAATGGCTTCCTGGCGGTATTTCGGTTTGCAACCGCATCAATTGTCCTGGGCGGAAGCCGCAACTTTGGCCGTTTTACCTAATGCGCCAAGGTTGATCTATCCCGGTAAAAATCAGGAACTGTTATTGCAAAAACGAGATCGCTTGTTGCATAAGCTTTGGCAAGAAAAAATTATCGATAAAGAGACGTATGACTTGGCCTTGTTGGAACCGCTTCCTCAAAAGCCTTATGCCATACCTAAAATAGCTCCGCATTTGACGGAAAAGATCAATCAGGAAAAACGAGGGCAAAAAATAACCACAACTATTGATTATAACCTACAGGAGCGAGTTAATGAAATTGTTGCACAGTATTATAATGTGTATAAGCAAAATAAGGTTTTTAATATGGCAGTTGTAGTAGTTGATGTCAAAACCCGAAAAGTGCTTTCGTATGTGGGGAATTCGCCAACAGATAAAGAACACCAAAAAGATGTCGATGTAATTCAGGCACCCAGAAGTACCGGTAGTATTTTGAAGCCTTTTTTGTATGCAGCGATGTTAGACGAAGGAGAGTTGCTGTCACATACATTGGTTCCTGATATACCGACGCAGATCAGCGGCTATTCGCCACAGAATTATAATTATACTTATGACGGAGCTGTTCCGGCAAGCAGAGCTCTGGCACGTTCTTTAAACATTCCGGCAGTACTTATGTTAAAAGAATATTCAGTGAATCGTTTTTATGAAAAGCTGCAAAAACTAAAACAACATCATATTAACAGACCCCCTTCTCATTATGGGCTATCATTGATATTAGGAGGTGCAGAAACCAGTTTATGGGATTTGTGTGGAGCGTATGCGTATATGGCTTCAACCCTGAATCATTTTACACAAACGCAGGATTTGTACAGAAGTAATGAAATGACCGCGCTTCAATATATCGGGAATAAACCAATTGATTTCGGAAAAGAAAAAAGGGAAAAGAATAGCTACGGAGCAGGAGCTATTTGGCAAACTTTTAATGCTATGAAAGAGGTAAATAGACCGGAAGGAGATGAAGCATGGCGTTTTTATGATTCTTCTTTGGAAATTGCCTGGAAAACCGGAACCAGTTTTGGCGGTAGGGATGCGTGGGCTGTAGGAGTAAATCCGGATTATGTTGTTGGTGTTTGGGTAGGTAATGCCACAGGAGAAGGTCGGCCGTTATTAACAGGTGTGGAAAGTGCTGCTCCGGTTTTGTTTGATGTTTTCAGGACGTTACCGAGAGGGGAATGGTTTAATCAGCCATACAATGATATGGAGAAAGTAATGGTTTGTAAGCAATCCGGCTATTTGGCACAGGAAAACTGTCCGACCATAGAGCAATGGATCCCTAGAACTTCTAAAAAAACGGAGGTATGCCCGTATCATAAGATGATTCATTTAGATAAGAGTTTGAAGTATACGGTAAATAGCAATTGTGAAAAGGTAGAGAATATAGTTTCTAAATCGTGGTTTATTTTACCTCCGGTTATGGAGTGGTATTATAAAAGCAAACATGTAGATTATATTCCGGTGCCACCGTTGCGCGACGATTGTAAGGATGCTAATGCAAAACCGAGAATGGCATTTATTTATCCGAGTGAATTCACTAAAATTATTTTGACAAAAGATTTTAACGGAATCGAACAACCCGTGATTTTAAAAGTGGCACATTCCAATCCGGATGTGGAGCTTTTCTGGTATATTGACGATCAGTTTTTAGGGACAACCAGAACCTTTCATGAGAAACCTTTAATAGCTTCAAACGGATTGCATTGGGTCACTGTTGTAGATGAAAATGGCAATGAAATTAAACAGCGAATAGTGATTGAAAGGAGTAGTGGAAAATAA
- a CDS encoding alpha-2-macroglobulin family protein: MIKIKTLLKGLFALAFLLIISCSKSNKEFNSDYGLFKEYIQNFSSGLISAHDDIRVVLAFDIPDWTPETKLDSKLFTINPAVDGKVVALSANTVAFVPASPLKNDQEYKVSFHLEKLKDVPSELETFNFSLKTIKQDFVVNFQDLQSYSKDYFYLNGTINTSDNFPLEKVTQLIAVQQDGAKLKIKLDKELSNAREFKFIVDSIKRFEDDSKIKIAWDGKDFDIKQKGETAIDIPGKNNFSVLSGEVEDGNTQVLLLNFSDPLKKNQDFDGLVQVESASHLKFATAGNLLKVFFNEPLKGELLVEVFQGIQSEDGYKLKQSFSQKIAFEQLKPSIRFVKSGTILPSSDNLKINFEAVNLSAVDVKVYKIYKNNVLQFLQDNELNGNYNLRKVAGPIAKQKIILKKNNLTNYSKWNTYALDLSKIVNPDPGAIYRVELNFNKKYSLYKCGAVEEENQEETEEQDEEVRRNDGGYYYYEDDYYYDDYNWSEREDPCTNSYYYRKAIATNVAATNLGVIAKRGENGSYFFAVNNIVTTEPVPGATIDLYNFQQQKLGTVQTNDKGWAEIDLEKYAYFAVVTQNNNTTYVRLDEGQSLSVSNFDVSGETLQKGLKGYIYGERGVWRPGDTLHIAFMLNDNESKLAGKHPIKFRLSDPKGKLMYQTVQKYKENNHYLFDVATKPSDLTGNWEAKISIGGANFYKSIKIETIKPNRLKIKNSFNDAQIYGNQPNKGTVQVNWLHGAPAKNLKVEMQAKFMKEKTTFKGYAPYDFDDDVRKFYTEEVNVYSGKVDETGLANVTLQPEVNRQSPGKLKVVFQTKAYENGGDFSTDVVTAHFSPYETYVGLKSPETNKYGMLETGKKNRFEIITLSEKGKPKAVKNLEVRVYKVDWRWWWNSSNDDLAKYNSASSTTAYKNFVVNTDAKGKASFQFEVPEEDWGRYLIRVVDEEGGHATSTTQIIDWPIWSGKSKSGNGETANMLVFTSDKENYQVGEKAVVSFPSSEGGRALLSFENGSKVVQTLWANTTKGETKVEVEITPEMAPNVYIHISLLKPHASTQNDSPIRMYGILPIEVIDKNTVLKPQIEMAEVLRPEKEATITVSEQSGREMTYTIAIVDEGLLDLTRFKTPNAWDKFYAKQALGVRTWDIYDDVIGAYGGKINQIFSIGGDEDLGGSKAKKANRFKPVIIYKGPFKLEKGQKATHHFTMPNYVGSVRAMVVAGNAQEDAYGSTEKTVPVKNPLMVLASMPRKISPTEKITLPITVFAMENKVKNVSVQIKTNSFLSLQGASQKSVSFESPDEKMVYFDLEATDKIGIAKLEVIATSGSQKATYEVELDVENPNPLTNDFVDVVLEPNESKEINWSTFGVAGTNKAGVEVSSFPTIDFGRRLQYLIQYPHGCVEQTTSSVFPQLYLADVVAVSDSQKQKIQQNINEGIQRLGRFQLASGGLSYWQGNSTANDWGTSYAGQFMMEAEKKGFVLPIGFKQKWIAFQQKQAKQWRYNTDFHNDFAQAYRLYTLAVAGQADLASMNRLRETVGISTDSKLRLAAAYALAGQKATAQKIMSSINWNAVNDENRYYYYYYGSEDRNRAMLLETYLLVDDKAKAFQTANILAKHLSGRYYMSTQTTAYSLYAMSKFAIKNGSKGVNCNVTFNGKTEKLTTTKSVLEKELVVNQGEYSVSLKNTGNATLYVRVLNSGVLPMGQEREMQKNLSAQIAYKTRNGEAVNLSNVKQGTELVAQVTVKNTATEAIQNVALAQIFPSGFEIVNSRFTDFGSFAENKADYIDIRDDRTQFYFGLKRGESKTFTVLLNASYLGTYYLPGIQCEAMYDDNYVFRNKGQWITIVNE; encoded by the coding sequence ATGATTAAAATTAAAACGCTTTTAAAAGGGCTCTTTGCGTTAGCATTTTTGTTAATTATTTCTTGTTCCAAATCAAATAAGGAATTTAATTCCGATTACGGATTGTTCAAAGAATATATCCAGAATTTCAGTTCCGGATTAATTTCTGCTCACGACGATATTCGCGTTGTTCTCGCATTTGACATACCCGATTGGACACCTGAAACAAAATTGGATAGTAAATTATTTACTATAAATCCGGCAGTTGATGGAAAAGTAGTGGCTTTGTCTGCAAATACAGTAGCTTTTGTGCCGGCTTCACCATTAAAGAACGATCAGGAATACAAAGTTAGTTTTCATTTAGAAAAGCTAAAAGACGTTCCGAGTGAGTTAGAAACCTTCAATTTTTCGCTAAAAACGATCAAGCAGGACTTTGTTGTTAATTTTCAGGATTTACAATCTTACAGTAAAGATTATTTTTATTTGAACGGAACAATCAATACTAGTGATAATTTTCCTTTAGAAAAAGTAACACAGTTGATTGCAGTGCAACAGGATGGAGCTAAGTTGAAAATCAAGTTAGACAAGGAATTGAGTAATGCCCGTGAATTTAAGTTCATTGTTGATAGTATTAAAAGATTTGAAGACGATTCTAAGATAAAAATAGCTTGGGATGGCAAGGATTTTGACATTAAACAAAAAGGAGAAACAGCAATAGACATTCCCGGTAAAAACAATTTTTCAGTTTTAAGTGGCGAAGTAGAAGACGGCAATACACAGGTTTTACTACTGAATTTTTCCGATCCGTTAAAGAAAAATCAGGATTTTGATGGTTTGGTACAAGTGGAATCGGCAAGTCACCTGAAATTTGCTACAGCCGGAAATTTACTGAAAGTGTTTTTCAACGAACCGTTAAAAGGAGAGTTGTTAGTTGAGGTTTTTCAGGGAATTCAAAGTGAAGACGGTTACAAGTTAAAACAAAGTTTTTCGCAAAAAATAGCTTTCGAACAGCTAAAACCAAGTATTCGTTTTGTAAAAAGCGGGACGATCTTGCCAAGTTCTGATAATCTGAAGATCAATTTCGAGGCTGTTAACCTAAGTGCGGTAGATGTTAAAGTATATAAGATATATAAAAATAACGTGTTACAGTTCTTACAAGATAACGAACTTAACGGGAACTATAATCTCAGAAAAGTAGCCGGACCGATTGCAAAACAGAAAATAATACTCAAAAAAAATAATCTGACCAATTACAGCAAATGGAATACGTACGCTTTAGATTTGTCTAAAATCGTTAATCCCGATCCGGGGGCAATTTACAGAGTCGAATTAAATTTCAATAAAAAATACTCACTTTACAAATGCGGAGCTGTTGAAGAAGAAAATCAGGAAGAAACTGAAGAGCAGGATGAAGAAGTCAGAAGAAATGACGGAGGGTATTATTACTATGAAGACGACTATTATTATGATGATTACAACTGGTCAGAAAGAGAAGATCCATGTACCAATTCATACTATTACAGAAAAGCTATTGCAACTAATGTTGCAGCTACAAATTTAGGCGTAATTGCTAAAAGAGGCGAGAATGGTTCTTATTTCTTTGCCGTAAACAATATTGTAACTACAGAACCGGTACCCGGAGCAACAATCGATTTGTATAATTTCCAACAGCAAAAATTAGGAACGGTACAAACGAATGATAAAGGTTGGGCAGAAATTGACCTTGAGAAATATGCTTATTTTGCTGTAGTGACACAAAATAACAATACTACGTATGTTCGTTTAGACGAAGGACAATCTCTTTCTGTTAGTAATTTTGATGTGAGTGGCGAAACCCTGCAAAAAGGGTTAAAAGGGTATATCTATGGAGAACGGGGCGTATGGCGTCCGGGTGATACCCTGCACATTGCTTTTATGCTTAATGATAACGAAAGTAAATTAGCCGGAAAACACCCGATCAAGTTCCGTTTGTCAGATCCCAAAGGGAAATTAATGTATCAGACAGTTCAGAAATACAAAGAGAACAATCATTATTTATTTGATGTAGCTACTAAACCGAGTGACTTGACAGGGAACTGGGAAGCAAAGATTAGCATTGGCGGGGCTAATTTCTATAAATCCATTAAGATTGAAACCATCAAGCCGAATCGTTTAAAAATAAAGAACAGTTTCAATGATGCTCAGATTTATGGCAATCAGCCTAATAAAGGAACCGTTCAGGTAAATTGGCTGCACGGAGCACCGGCTAAGAATTTAAAAGTAGAAATGCAGGCAAAATTCATGAAAGAGAAAACTACTTTCAAAGGATATGCTCCATACGATTTTGATGACGACGTTCGAAAGTTTTATACGGAAGAGGTTAATGTATATTCCGGAAAAGTAGACGAAACAGGTTTGGCAAATGTAACACTTCAGCCAGAAGTGAACCGTCAGTCACCAGGAAAACTAAAAGTGGTTTTTCAAACCAAAGCCTATGAAAACGGAGGGGATTTCAGTACCGATGTCGTTACGGCTCATTTTTCGCCTTATGAAACGTATGTAGGTTTAAAAAGTCCGGAAACCAATAAATACGGTATGCTGGAAACCGGGAAAAAGAATCGCTTTGAAATCATAACGCTTTCCGAAAAGGGCAAACCAAAAGCCGTAAAGAATTTAGAAGTTCGGGTATATAAAGTCGACTGGCGTTGGTGGTGGAATTCGTCAAATGATGATTTAGCGAAATACAATTCGGCGAGTAGTACAACAGCTTACAAAAACTTTGTGGTCAATACTGATGCTAAAGGAAAAGCTTCCTTTCAGTTTGAAGTACCTGAAGAAGATTGGGGACGTTATTTAATTCGGGTTGTTGATGAAGAGGGAGGTCATGCAACCAGTACAACTCAAATTATTGACTGGCCTATCTGGTCCGGGAAATCGAAATCCGGAAATGGAGAAACTGCAAACATGTTGGTCTTTACCTCAGATAAAGAAAATTATCAGGTAGGCGAAAAAGCCGTTGTGTCTTTCCCTTCGAGTGAAGGCGGCCGTGCATTATTGTCTTTTGAAAATGGTTCAAAAGTGGTGCAAACACTTTGGGCAAATACCACAAAAGGAGAAACTAAAGTAGAGGTGGAAATAACTCCGGAAATGGCGCCTAATGTTTACATCCATATTTCATTGCTCAAGCCGCATGCCTCAACGCAGAACGATTCTCCTATCCGCATGTACGGAATTTTACCTATCGAAGTTATAGATAAAAATACCGTTTTGAAACCGCAGATTGAAATGGCAGAAGTGCTACGCCCGGAAAAAGAAGCCACTATAACGGTAAGTGAGCAGTCCGGAAGAGAAATGACCTATACAATTGCTATTGTAGACGAAGGATTATTAGATTTAACCCGATTTAAAACACCTAATGCATGGGATAAATTTTATGCAAAACAAGCACTTGGCGTTCGTACTTGGGATATTTATGATGATGTGATCGGAGCTTATGGCGGAAAGATCAATCAGATATTCAGTATAGGTGGTGATGAAGATTTAGGCGGAAGCAAAGCTAAAAAAGCCAACCGTTTTAAACCGGTAATTATTTATAAAGGACCTTTTAAATTGGAAAAAGGTCAAAAGGCAACGCATCATTTCACAATGCCTAACTACGTAGGCTCGGTTAGAGCAATGGTTGTAGCCGGAAATGCTCAGGAAGATGCATATGGAAGCACAGAAAAAACAGTTCCGGTTAAAAACCCGCTGATGGTTTTGGCCTCAATGCCGAGAAAAATATCTCCTACAGAGAAGATCACATTACCGATCACGGTCTTCGCTATGGAAAATAAGGTTAAAAATGTTTCTGTGCAGATTAAAACGAACAGTTTCTTAAGCCTTCAGGGAGCATCACAAAAAAGTGTTTCATTTGAATCACCGGATGAAAAAATGGTGTATTTTGATCTGGAAGCCACAGATAAGATCGGAATTGCTAAGTTAGAAGTAATTGCCACGTCCGGTAGCCAAAAAGCAACGTATGAAGTGGAATTGGATGTGGAAAATCCGAATCCGTTAACCAATGATTTTGTTGATGTAGTATTGGAACCGAATGAAAGTAAAGAGATCAATTGGTCTACTTTCGGAGTTGCCGGAACCAATAAAGCGGGGGTTGAAGTTTCTTCATTCCCGACGATCGATTTTGGTAGAAGATTACAATATTTGATCCAATACCCGCATGGTTGTGTGGAACAAACCACATCAAGTGTATTTCCACAACTGTATCTGGCTGATGTTGTAGCTGTAAGCGATAGTCAAAAGCAAAAAATCCAGCAAAACATCAATGAAGGAATTCAACGCTTGGGTCGTTTTCAGTTAGCTAGTGGGGGATTGTCGTATTGGCAGGGAAATAGCACAGCTAATGATTGGGGGACGTCTTATGCCGGTCAGTTTATGATGGAAGCAGAGAAAAAAGGTTTTGTATTACCGATTGGTTTCAAACAAAAATGGATCGCATTCCAGCAAAAACAAGCTAAACAATGGCGTTACAATACTGATTTTCATAATGATTTTGCTCAGGCATACCGTTTGTATACTCTGGCAGTAGCCGGGCAAGCCGATCTGGCCTCCATGAACCGATTGCGAGAAACCGTTGGTATATCAACTGATTCTAAGTTGCGTTTGGCAGCAGCTTACGCTTTAGCAGGTCAAAAAGCAACGGCACAAAAAATTATGAGTTCCATAAACTGGAATGCTGTAAATGATGAAAATCGCTACTACTATTATTACTATGGTTCGGAAGATCGAAACAGAGCAATGTTATTGGAAACGTATTTGTTGGTAGATGATAAAGCCAAAGCATTCCAGACTGCAAATATTTTGGCAAAACACTTATCCGGACGATATTATATGAGTACACAAACCACGGCTTACTCTTTATATGCTATGTCAAAATTTGCTATAAAGAACGGGAGTAAAGGTGTTAATTGTAATGTGACGTTTAATGGAAAAACGGAAAAACTGACTACGACAAAATCAGTACTGGAAAAAGAATTAGTGGTAAACCAAGGGGAGTATAGTGTAAGCCTGAAAAATACAGGAAATGCTACTTTGTATGTCAGAGTCTTGAATTCAGGTGTGCTACCAATGGGACAAGAACGTGAGATGCAGAAAAATTTATCAGCTCAAATAGCATATAAGACTAGAAACGGAGAAGCTGTCAATTTATCAAATGTGAAGCAAGGAACAGAACTTGTTGCTCAGGTTACAGTTAAAAATACAGCTACGGAAGCTATTCAAAATGTAGCTTTGGCACAGATATTCCCTTCCGGATTCGAAATTGTAAATTCACGTTTTACAGATTTCGGAAGTTTTGCAGAAAATAAAGCCGATTATATTGATATACGTGATGATAGGACGCAATTCTATTTCGGATTAAAACGAGGAGAAAGCAAAACGTTTACAGTATTGTTAAATGCTTCTTATTTGGGAACTTACTATTTGCCGGGAATCCAATGCGAAGCCATGTATGATGATAATTATGTTTTCAGAAATAAAGGACAGTGGATTACCATTGTAAATGAATAA
- a CDS encoding nucleoside deaminase, whose product MENIFTDEYFMKKALMEAEIAFEKGEIPVGAVIVIDNKVIARSHNLTELLHDVTAHAEMQAITSAANYLGGKYLKDCTLYVTLEPCQMCAGALYWSQISKIVYGAADENRGFMKLGTQLHPKTEVVRGVLKNECALLLRAFFRTKR is encoded by the coding sequence ATGGAAAATATTTTTACCGACGAATATTTCATGAAAAAAGCCTTGATGGAAGCCGAAATAGCTTTTGAAAAAGGAGAAATACCTGTTGGTGCCGTTATTGTAATAGATAACAAAGTAATAGCCCGAAGTCATAACCTTACCGAATTACTTCACGATGTTACGGCACATGCCGAAATGCAGGCCATAACAAGTGCCGCAAATTATCTGGGAGGAAAATACCTTAAAGATTGTACGCTATATGTAACACTTGAACCTTGCCAAATGTGTGCAGGAGCACTTTATTGGAGCCAAATCTCTAAAATTGTGTACGGCGCGGCCGATGAAAACAGAGGATTTATGAAGCTGGGAACACAACTGCATCCGAAAACGGAAGTAGTCAGAGGCGTTTTAAAAAACGAGTGTGCCTTATTACTACGTGCTTTTTTTAGAACTAAAAGATAA